Genomic DNA from Telopea speciosissima isolate NSW1024214 ecotype Mountain lineage chromosome 2, Tspe_v1, whole genome shotgun sequence:
atgaCGTTCTTCCCTCCCATACATTTCCTTtaactcctccatcatgtccttAGTCAAGTATAGATCTTTGACCGAATCAGCGATGGTCTTCTCCAGAGAACTCAACACGAGGAGTTttgccttagagtttttctgtCGAAACAGCTCATAGGCAGGCTTCGATTCAGGGTTCTCCTCATTAGGGAATTCAGGCTCATCTTCGTCCAAGACAAACATTAGACCTTCCGCAgacaggagtaacttgatgttcctcctccagtcaacatagttAGGGCCGGTCAAAACATGGTCTTTGATAAGGACGGCATAGTTCATTCGGGTTGAcatttttaaaatctacatgatatacaaaaattactaattagcatgatctacaaccattgaaataactgggGTAAGATCAATCAATGGTCAGTCACACCccaagcttccctctagcttgtagggcatgaattggaaacgaccaaccctcatgctcctgacttagcctatcAGAGTTCATCATTCGCATCTTGATTGGGTGGACTATTCTGCCCATCACTTGGACATCCAATGtatttggccacctgagtgtcatgcccattcctatcggctgacacacactcaagttaagtgtttacccttaattttggagggaactatggtgtttgtgggttaatgcctatTATCATTGAATACATAC
This window encodes:
- the LOC122650421 gene encoding uncharacterized protein LOC122650421, with the translated sequence MSTRMNYAVLIKDHVLTGPNYVDWRRNIKLLLSAEGLMFVLDEDEPEFPNEENPESKPAYELFRQKNSKAKLLVLSSLEKTIADSVKDLYLTKDMMEELKEMYGREERHAHHQLDIYGSFIVNYNMNKLSMEFPKLGNMLPEVEAASKK